A stretch of DNA from Synechococcus sp. JA-3-3Ab:
AGGGTGATCCCGGCCACCCAGCGATCCAGGGGCTGGGTCAGCCCTCGCTGCAGAGCTGCATAGAAGCGACGTGCCGGCCAGGCAGACATCCGAGTCGTACAGTTTTCGACCTGATACATTTACGCTGAACACTGCTGAGCATTACTGCTCAGCGGTGAAGCGATAGCATTCTGTCCGTTTCCGTTGTCACTACGCGATGCTGACGCGACCGCGCTACTCGGACGGAGTCCAAACAGAAAGGCGGTATCCCGCAAAGCCCTGAGCATAACACCCAGAGCGCCTTGCCAATCTCGTGGTAGCCTATGGTTGCACTTTGGGCATCTAAACACCTTTGCGCCACCCAACTTGGTGTGGATGTGCCCGCACTTGGTACAGGTTTTGCTGGTGTACGCTTCCGATACTTCCACGACAACCACGTTTTTCTTCTTGGCTTGAAACTTCAGGAGCTGCTTGAACCGGTAGTGCGCCCAGGTGAGCATCGCCCTTGCTGTCTTGCTACCAAACTTCCTCCCTGCCTTGGCAACCATCTTGGCTGACTCGAAAGTGGGGAGGAATATCAATCGGTAGTTATCCGTCAAGAACGCTGCTACCTTACGATGGCACTCGTCCACCAAGTTCCTGATTCTCTCCCGCAGACGAAACGCCGCTTGCCGCATTCGCCTACGCTTGGGTCTCGGTGCTTTACTCAGCCTAGACTGCAGATCGTCTAGGTGGTAGCACAGCCGAACGATCCTGCCAAAGTCTCCCTTGGCGATATCTACAAAGCCCGCCCCATCAAACCCTGTAAGGAAGCTTCTTACTCCAGGATCAAGTGCGATCACCCCCTTTGCTAACGAACACTGCTCGTTCACGGGCTCAGGGAAGATGGCATACCATCTGTCTTTCACCCGCATTAGCTCAGTTCCACGTGCCCATTCTCTGGGCATCTCCTCGGATGCACGGAACGTCAAGCCTCGGGTGAGTTTCGGATACCACGTCCCATTGCGAAAGTTGCCGGCGTTGAATTGCAGCGTATGCGACCTGTCCCGCACACTGCGAAACCTCGCGTCTTTGCTTCGGCGAAACGCCAGCCACGCCTCGACGACCGCGTTCTGCTTGATGTGGCAAGGGACGTCCTTCACCCACCCGGGCAGGTCGGAGCGCAGGATGATGTCCCGCAGCTTTCTGGCCGTTTTTGGGGCACCATGCTGACGCTGATAGGCAATCGCTTGGTTGTAGCAGTACCGGCACGCCGCTTGCCACCGCTTCCAAACTTTAGCCAGCGCTGGCTCCGGATAAATCCGTATCTTTCTCGATTGCAGCCCGATATTTTCTGAGTCCGTAGAGCCGACTGCTGAAGCAGTGCAGGATGGTGAGGATATCCTCAACCAGTTCCTGTTGGGGAGAAAGGTGATCGTCATCGAGAACCAAGATTTCGCATCCGTATTGACGGCAGTACCACTCAACGAACTCAAATCCAAACCGGCAGAGTCGATCCCGGTGAGCGACCACAATTGTTCCGACATCTCCCGCACGGACTCGTTCCAATAAGGCAAGGAACTTTGGTCTTTTGAAGTTGAGACCGCCGCCAACCTCTCCGACCACTTCGGCTCCAGGATAGAGGTCAACCAGTCTTGCAATCTGTCTCTCCAAGTCTGGTTTCTGCCCTCGACTGCTGACTCGGGCGTACAAAACGACTCGTTTGTCCTTCTTGGGCGCTCTGTTCGCGTCAGCGGGCCGGAGGCCAATGTAGCTGTCGAGGTCATACCTTCTCGCCCTACCGGATGGTGTACGTGTTGCATTGATCCAGCCCTTCTGTTCCCATCGCCTCAAGGTGTGGAGACACACCCCAAAATAATCCGCCGCTTCTCTCGGTTTTACATACCTAGCCATACCAAGCAGCTATACTGAACATATTGTACATTATTTTCAGTATAGTCCAGCATATCATTGACTAGAGTCATGCTCTCAAACCAGATTAAGACACTTCCCAGGCACTCCGCGCCACTGCCCTCACCCCCAACCCCTCTCCCAGAGGGAGAGGGGAGTTGGGATTGGTCGGGAACGGGAAAACGGCTCTACTGCAGCATGACGAATAGAAAGTCTTCCAACGCCGTCAGGAAGGTCAGCACCTCGTCAGTTGCCTGTTCTTCCGTCAGGGATCCCAACTCGACGACCCGCTGAATCAGCTTTGCCACCGGAGTTGGCCCCTGCAGCAGCGGGGCCAGCCATTTCACCTTCTCGGCAGGGATGCGGATCCGCCCGTGGGTGGCCCCTGTCCACTGCATTTCGTAGGTGCAGTTCTCTTGCAGGGCCTTGTTGTACTCCTGGTGGAAGCGAGCGTTGTCCATCAGCAGGGGGTTGAATTGCACGGATCCCGCCAACCAATCTGCATCCGTCCAAGGTAGCACCAGGGAAGAGCCGGCGTGCTCGGCCCAAAAGTCGATGAGGCGATGGGCAGGCCGGATCAGCTCGTAGAGGTGCAGCCGCTCCATGACGCTGAGGGTTTCCAGCCGTTGCCGCACAAACTCCGGCACTTGCTTAAAGAGAGACTCCAGCGACCAGTCGGGCATATCCACCAGGCTTAAAAAGCCCAACCCCGCCTGCTGCAACATGCCAAACACCTCGGGGATCGTGAATCCCTTGTCGTTGGAGAGCAGATAGTTGTTCATGATGGCGGCATCTTCGGTATAGCTGGCCGGGTTCCACAGCACCGCCTTGGCCACCTCTTCCTGCAGGGATCCCATGAACTCCCGCACATGTTGCGCCCCCACCGCCGGCGGGACGTCGAATTGCCCCACCTTTTGCAAAGCTGCCTGCAGGCGGAGAAACACCTGGCGTTGGCGGCGGCTGTGGAGATTGGCGCGAATGATGCCCTCGGGCTTGAGGACTTTTTTCATCGCCCGCAAGCCCTCAGTGGGATCCGCCAACAAATACAAAACATCGTTCAGGCTGATGAAATCGAACTGGATCCCCAGGCGATCCAGCTCCAGCACGTTGAGGACGTAGCACTGGACATCGGTGAAGCCGTGGTGCCGCAGGCGTTCCTCGGTGAGCTTGACCGAAGCCGGCGACAGATCACAGGCCACGATCTGGGCGCCCGGATTGGCCTCCGCCATCATCAGCGTCTCCCAGCCGGAGCCACAGCCGGCGTTGAGCATCACCTTGCCCTCGGACGGGACGAGGGCGTGGGTGCGTAGGTACTGGGCGGTGGTATAGCTCATCTTGAACATCTCCCCCAGGGCATTGCGGGCCGACTGCGAGAGGGGCACGTTGGGGTAGGGCAGAGCCTCGTAGAGGCTGAGGGCCCGGTCTGCAGCCGAGAGGGCGGATCTGGTCATACGCAGAGGAAAAGCTCAACAGAGAGCGAGAGAGCGGTCGATGCAAAGGCAGGATGAATTTATGATTGAGTGTAGCCGTTGAGGGATCCGCTCAGAACTGGCTATGACTGCTGCTGCTTTGCCCCGTCGCCGCTCCCGTTTCTCCCTGGCAGGCACCCTGGCCGCCGTGGGCGGGGCGCTGCTGTGCGGGATCCTGGTGGTGCGGCTGCAGGTGCCGATGCTGGAGCGGATCAACCTAGAGGCCCTGGAAAATGCCGAGGCCCGCAAAAACCGCAACATCGCCCTGGCCACCACCCTGGGCTGGCTGGGCTACCGCAACCTGGGCGCCTCCTGGCTGTGGCTGGAGCTGATCCAGTACTACGGCGACGCCCCTGCTCGTGCCCAAACCGGCTACGGCCTCGCCTACGAGTACTTCGACCACATGCTGCGACTGGATCCCAACTTTTTCTTGGGCTACCGGCTGTCTAGCTTGGTGTTGGCCTATCGGGCCGGCCAGCCGGAAAAAGCTGTCGAGATTTTGGATCGCGGCCTGCAGCAGTTTAACCCCCAAAACAATCCCGACGCCTGGCGGCTCTACGTGGATCGCGCCTTGATCAACTTCATGTTTTTGGGGGATGCGGAAGCGGGCCGCCGCGACTACTACCAAGCTGCCGCCTGGCGGGAACAGGTGGGCCTGCCCGGCGACGACTTTCGCCAACTGGGGGACAACATCGCCCGCAGCCCCCTCAGCCGCCGTTCCCGCTTTGATGTCTGGCTGAGCGTGTTCAATGCCACCAGCGACCGGGATACCCGCCAGTTTGTTCTGGAACAACTGACCCAATTGGGGACGGTGCTGCGGACGCTGCCCACCGGCGAGATCGAGATTCTCCCACCTCCTCTGCCCGATTTTCCCGAGGAAGAGCCCTACCGCTTGCGCCTGTAATTCCAATCCCCTAACTGGGCAAAGATTGCGCTCTAGGGTTGTGACGTTGCCCCAAGAGGTGAGCTAAACTCTAACCCAAATTGTCATCCTGGAAGCCGTCTTCTTCACAGGACCGATCCCTGCGTCAGAGAATCTGCTCTCTCTGGCGCAAGCGAAGT
This window harbors:
- a CDS encoding class I SAM-dependent methyltransferase; amino-acid sequence: MTRSALSAADRALSLYEALPYPNVPLSQSARNALGEMFKMSYTTAQYLRTHALVPSEGKVMLNAGCGSGWETLMMAEANPGAQIVACDLSPASVKLTEERLRHHGFTDVQCYVLNVLELDRLGIQFDFISLNDVLYLLADPTEGLRAMKKVLKPEGIIRANLHSRRQRQVFLRLQAALQKVGQFDVPPAVGAQHVREFMGSLQEEVAKAVLWNPASYTEDAAIMNNYLLSNDKGFTIPEVFGMLQQAGLGFLSLVDMPDWSLESLFKQVPEFVRQRLETLSVMERLHLYELIRPAHRLIDFWAEHAGSSLVLPWTDADWLAGSVQFNPLLMDNARFHQEYNKALQENCTYEMQWTGATHGRIRIPAEKVKWLAPLLQGPTPVAKLIQRVVELGSLTEEQATDEVLTFLTALEDFLFVMLQ
- a CDS encoding IS607-like element ISSoc2 family transposase — its product is MARYVKPREAADYFGVCLHTLRRWEQKGWINATRTPSGRARRYDLDSYIGLRPADANRAPKKDKRVVLYARVSSRGQKPDLERQIARLVDLYPGAEVVGEVGGGLNFKRPKFLALLERVRAGDVGTIVVAHRDRLCRFGFEFVEWYCRQYGCEILVLDDDHLSPQQELVEDILTILHCFSSRLYGLRKYRAAIEKDTDLSGASAG
- a CDS encoding RNA-guided endonuclease InsQ/TnpB family protein; this translates as MRISSPSCTASAVGSTDSENIGLQSRKIRIYPEPALAKVWKRWQAACRYCYNQAIAYQRQHGAPKTARKLRDIILRSDLPGWVKDVPCHIKQNAVVEAWLAFRRSKDARFRSVRDRSHTLQFNAGNFRNGTWYPKLTRGLTFRASEEMPREWARGTELMRVKDRWYAIFPEPVNEQCSLAKGVIALDPGVRSFLTGFDGAGFVDIAKGDFGRIVRLCYHLDDLQSRLSKAPRPKRRRMRQAAFRLRERIRNLVDECHRKVAAFLTDNYRLIFLPTFESAKMVAKAGRKFGSKTARAMLTWAHYRFKQLLKFQAKKKNVVVVEVSEAYTSKTCTKCGHIHTKLGGAKVFRCPKCNHRLPRDWQGALGVMLRALRDTAFLFGLRPSSAVASASRSDNGNGQNAIASPLSSNAQQCSA